The stretch of DNA TCTAAAAATCGTTACCGAGATGGAAAAAGGGGGATCCTATGGCTTTGCAGTAAGCAAAGGTCGGAACCAAGAGCTCTTGACAAAGTTTAACGCTGGACTGGCAAATCTCCATGCAAATGGCGAGTACGACAAGATCAAAGCCAAGTATCTCGGTGATGATACGAAGGTGGCACCTCTTGGCCGCTGGGAACTCATCCAGCAATCTTTACCGGCACTCTTAAAAGGTCTTGGAAAGACACTGTTGTACACGATTGTTTCTCTGTTCTTTGCCTTTATTCTGGGACTGATCTTTGGGTTTATGAAGGTAGGCCGCAATCGGTTCCTGCGCGGCGTCGCAACCGTATTTGTTGATGTATTCCGCGGCATTCCGCTAATTGTCCTGGCTTTCTTTATCTATTTTGGTATTCCCCAAGCACTTGGCTTTACTATGCCGCTGTACTTGGCTGCCATTCTGACACTCAGTTTGAACGCGGGCGCCTATATTACAGAAATCATCCGGGGCGGTATTCAATCGATTGATGCTGGCCAAATGGAAGCTGCACGTTCGCTTGGTCTGCCGTACGGGAAGTCCATGATGAAGATTATTATCCCGCAAGCGATTAGGATTATGATTCCTGCCTTTATCAACCAATTGGTTATCACGCTCAAGGATACGTCGATTCTATCGGCCATCGGTCTGGTTGATCTTACTCAATCGGGTAAAATCATTATCGCCAGAACGTTCGCATCCTTTGACATCTGGCTGGTTGTTGCCATTATGTATCTGATTGTTATCACGATCTTGACGAAAATTTCAAGTCATTTGGAAGGGAGGGTTCGCCGTGGGTAAGATCCGTGTTGAAGGATTGAAGAAAAGCTATGGCACGAATGAGGTGCTGAAGGGAATTGATCTGTCCGTCAATGAAGGAGAAGTTGTCTGTCTCATCGGCCCTTCCGGTTCAGGGAAAAGTACCTTCTTACGTTGTATCAATCGGTTGGAGGAGATCTCGGCAGGCCGGGTTATCGTAGATGATCAGGACCTGAATGATCCGAAAACAGATATTAACAAAGCAAGGGAAAATATCGGCATGGTATTCCAGCACTTCAACTTGTTTCCACATTTCAGTGTGCTTAAAAATATCATGTTCGCTCCGATGGAACTTGGCAAAATGAATGGGGAGCAGGCGCGCAGCACAGCGCTTCGCTTGCTGGAACGTGTAGGCCTGGCAGACAAAGCGCAGGCTTTCCCGAATCAGCTGTCGGGCGGGCAAAAGCAGCGGGTCGCGATCGCCCGTGCACTGGCTATGAACCCTGACGTTATGCTCTTTGACGAGCCAACATCCGCGCTCGATCCGGAGATGGTTGGTGAAGTGCTTAGCGTCATGAAGGACTTGGCGCGTGAAGGAATGACAATGGTGATTGTTACGCACGAGATGGGCTTTGCCCGAGAGGTGGCAGACCGTGTTATCTTTATGGACGGAGGCTTCATCGTGGAAGAGGGGTCACCAGAGAATGTATTCGGAAATCCGAAGAACGAGCGTACCATCAACTTCCTGGAGAAAGTGCTGTAAAATAGATATAATGATAAAAAGTTCTTGTTCCTAAGTAGGGGACAAGGACTTTTTTTGTTAATTATGAAGCCTTTGAACGGATGGCATAACAAATTGACAAATATTAATAAAAACGATGGGAAAAGAGCAAGGAAGAAGTAAAAAGCAAGAGGTTTCTATGCTAAGCTTTTATTAAACCCAATTTTGCAAGCGTTATCATTGATTTGGGATATTGTCAGTTGTGCCGTAGCATTCCAATCGTTCTCTTCGTGTTGCTTGGATTAAATTGCAATAAGGAGCAAACTGTCCCTTGGGAAAATTTAAAGTTAAAATACTTATTTACGGTTTGTTGTTAGGGTGCGTTCCGACAGTAATCATCGGTCTCTTCTCATACTTTATAGCTTCCAAAGATGTGGAGAAGAAGGTGAATGAAGGGAATATGCACCTCCTCAACCAGACACGGATGAGGGTGGAGCAGGTATTGGATTCCATGCAGAGAACTGCCTTGCAGTTCGAAAACTCATCTCTGCTTAAATCTGTAATGGGCAGCAAGCTTAGTGGACAGGATTTCATCAAGGTTCGTGAACTGATGAAAGAAATGTTTAATATGCAGACATTAGCCACTTTAAAACAGGCATATGTTGTTAATCTCAAGCAAAGCTGGATTGTGGACTTAAATTCGTTGAGGTCACTAGATACTATGAACCCTGGAGAATTGAACCGTTACTTAAACACTGCAAAAAGCATTTTCTGGGTAAACGGGTCTGATTCATTTTCTAAGAACTCAATGACAGCGGATGCGGATAATGCGGATAATTGGAACGGCCCTCGAGAGACGGCGACGACATTAAGGCTGGTGCATAAAATTCCTCTCCTCTCCCACAAAAGGTCCCCCTCCGGGATCGTGATACTTGAGATTTCGGTCAAAGATATTCTCGATATGCTGGATCCGGGCAGCTTGCTTGCAACACAGTATATTCTTAATGAGCATGGGGAAGCCTTCCTGTCGCTCGCGGAGGATAAGGAAGCTTATCAGGGTATCAATGAACATATCGCTGAACATGTGGGTCGTTCCGGGCAGCTTGAAGGTGCATTTCATGTGGATAGTGAAGAAGGAAAGGTTAGTGTGCAGTACACAAGTTCAGAATATAATGGATGGACATATGTTTCGGTAGTACCGCTTGATAAAGTAACGGAACAGATGGGAAATATCGCTCTGATTACGGCCGCAGCTTGCTCCTGCATGATGGTTACTGTTCTCCTGGCATCCTTGCTTGGCAGCCGGAAGATGTATTCTCCAATCCGAAGACTTCACGAGTTTGCAGCCGGCGTTCAGCCGGAGCGTGGAGCTTTTTCACTTCAGCAGGATGAATTTGAGTCCATCAGGGAGAGTCTATCTTCGCTTGCCATATCCAGAAACGAACTGGACAAACAGATGAAATCCCATACGGTACATTTACGTGAATTCTATGTTCTCAAGCTGTTCACTGAGCAGATGCCTGGGGAATATGGCAAATTTGCTTTTGAAAGATACGGTTTCCCGTGGGGTTGGGGAAGTCTTGGAGTATTGGCACTGGAGATCGATAATCTTCAGCAATCACGATTTCATGAACAGGACCGGGAGTTGTTGCTCTTTGCTATAAATAATATAGTCGCAGAAGCCTTACCGGATGAATCACGCTTTTGCCCAATTGTACTGAATCATACTCAAGTTACGCTGCTAACTTGCAAAGAGGAGGATCCTGCGGCAGGGCATGCTTTGTTCTATGAGACTGCTCAACAGATTAAATTGAAGGTTCAACAATATTTGAGCCTGGAATGTAGCATTGGTATCAGTCATCCATTCAAGAAGCTGGCCGATACGAAGCATGCTTATCAGGAGAGCATGACGGCTCTAAAAATGCGCTTTGCCCTCGGGTCCAATATTATTGTCCGATATGCGGATACCCAGGAACAAGGCAAGGTTGAGAAGATGGCTTACATGAAATTGCGACAAATCGAGGATCAAATTATGCTTGCTTTGGAGGAAAGGCAGCCAGAACAGGTCGAACAGCTGCTCCAGCTGTACCTCAGTCAATTATTGTGTAAAGAAGGACTGCATCAAGAGCATCAATTCCTGTTACTGCAATTGGCATCGAGGACGGTGAGCTTTGTGCATGAGCAAGGCCTGACCTTACAGCAATTATGGAGAGGAGAAGAAGAACTGGAGCATCTGTTCCTTCTCCAGACACGAGCTGAAATTTCGAACTGGTTCCTATCCAAATTGTTTATGCCGATTATCGAAATATTGACGGACATGTCCGAAAAACAATTTGTGAATATATCACGCCGCATGGTCCAGATTGTGCATGAGCAATTTGATAACAATATCTCACTTGACTACTGCGCGGCGGTGATGAACTATAACCCTGCTTATATTAGCCGAGTATTTAAGAAGGAAATGGGCGTCTCCTTCAGTGAGTATTTGTGTGAATACCGGATGAACTATGCCAAGCAGCTGCTTGAGACTACGAATATGAAAATCTCGGAGATCGGCGAGAAGGTTAGCTACACCAATATCAGCGCATTTATTCGAACCTTTCGGAGAAACTTCGGTCTGACCCCCGGTCAGTATCGGGATCAGTTAAACAAGGGAGATGGACGCTAAATCAACCCTCTGCTATAGGATCATCATTCTTAAAGAGCCGGGCGATATCGTCCGGCTTTCCTCATGAAGCAATGTGCAGAATTAAAGATGCTGTCGGGTGAAGTGATAAACAGCATATGGAAGGTTGAAGACGAAGGATGGGCCGGGAAGCTACTAGCTGACAAACTACCTTAGGACCACGCTTTTTCCGCGTCCCACCTAGAAAGTCATAATCGGAGTATAGCTTATCATGAATAGCTTGATAAATAATGAGTTGAGAAAGCGCATTCAACAAGCTGAAGTATACATCTATTGCTAGGGGAGAGGTGCCTATGAAATCTAATCACACTCTGGCGTCGGCAGGTTCACAGATGAAGAAAGATCTGCGCCGGCAGAGGAGGATGCAACTTAAACGGGATTTGCTAAGGGACAGGTGGATGTATCTGATGCTGCTGCCCGGAGTGCTGTATTTTATCATTTTCAAATATGTTCCGATGTACGGGGTGACCATGGCATTTCAGGATTACAAGCCTCATCTCGGCTTTTTCGGAAGCCCGTGGGTCGGATTCAAGCATTTTATTCGCTTTTTCAATGAACCGCAGTTCTGGATGCTCTTCCGCAATACGCTTATTCTAGCCTTGTACAATCTAATCTTCTTCTTTCCACTGCCGATTGTTTTATCGCTCATGTTAAATGAGCTGCGAAGAGAGCGTTTCAAGAGATTTGTACAGACATTAATTTATATTCCTCATTTTGTATCCTGGGTTGTTGTCGTAGGCATTTTCTATATTTTGTTTACCACCGAAAACGGTATTCTTAACGAAATCATATATCAGGTGACCGGACAGAAAATCGCCTTCTTGCTGGAGGCTGATTGGTTTAGGACCCTAATCGTATCTCAGGGTATCTGGAAGGAAGTAGGCTGGGGGACCGTTATTTTTCTGGCTGCCTTAGCCGGTGTTAACTTGACGCTCTATGAAGCCGCTCGTATCGATGGGGCGGGACGCTGGCGCCAGCTTTGGCATATCACGCTTCCGGCTATTCGCAGCACGATCATCATCCTGCTGATTCTTCGCCTCGGGAATTTTCTGGATTCAGGATTTGAGCAGATTTTCCTTATGATTACTCCAACGAACCGGGAAGTGAGCGAAGTGTTCGATACGTACGTGTACACAAAAGGGATGACGCAAGCCCAATACAGCTATAGTGCTGCCGTAGGCTTGTTTAAATCCTTTGTCGGATTACTGCTCGTTCTCGGCTCGAACTGGTTGGCCAAGAAATTCGGGGAAGAAGGCGTTTATTAAGATGGTGCATATTCGCAAGATGACAGGAGGGACAGAAGTTGCGTCAAGATAAGAACTGGGGTAATCGGCTGTTTGACATCATCAACTATTCGGTTCTATTAATTACTGCCATCGTCTGTGTCCTTCCCTTCCTCTATGTTCTGGCGGTGTCGTTTGCAAGCCCGGCTGAAGTTGCCAAGGGCGGGCTGATCTTATGGCCCAAAGAGTGGTCACTTGTATCTTACCGGTATATCTTCTCCTCCGAGACACTTCCTCGAAGTCTACTCGTCTCTGTGTACATTACGGTAATAGGCACGCTGATTAACCTTACTCTTACTTCACTTACGGCATATCCCTTATCCAAGGTGACCCTTCGGGGCAGAAATCCTATCTTACTCGGAGTGTTGATCACCATGCTGTTCAGCGGGGGGATGATTCCTACCTATTTTATCGTGAATGCACTGAATATGACCAATACGCTATGGTCATTAATGATCCCTAATGCAATCAGTGCATTCAATCTGATTGTTCTCAAGAATTTCTTCCAACAGATCCCCGAAGGCCTAGAAGACTCTGCTAAAATTGATGGCTGTCACGACCTGGGAGTTCTGCTGCGGATTGTCATTCCGTTGTCACTGCCCGCAATGGCTACCTTCGGATTATTCTATGCCGTTGCTCACTGGAATCAGTTCTTCAATGCAATCCTGTATATCAATGACAGCTCGAAATGGCCAATTCAGGTACTGCTTAGAGAGATTGTAATTTTGGCACAGAGCCGAGTTGGAGATTCCAATTTTGATGAGATGGATGTACAGCCTCTAACCATCCGCATGGCGGTCATTGTTTTTGCGACCTTGCCCATCTTGATCGTATATCCTTTTCTGCAAAAGCATTTTGCCAAGGGTGTCATGTTGGGCTCTGTAAAAGGTTGAATTCCGGATAGAGAAAATTATTTTGGAGGGATAACATGAGGAGAAGATGGATGAATCTCTTCCTAATGATGCTTTCAGGTATGCTGATCCTTACTGCATGCGGAGGCAAAAGCGATTCTGCTAATGAGGACGATGGACCCTATCCACTCACACTGGTTGTTAATCAGGTAGGGGAAATACCGGACCCGAAGAACCCGATCGAGGAGAAGATCAGAGAGTACACAGGTACGGATCTCCGGATTCAGTGGATTCCTTATTCTGCATACGATGAGAAGATTAACGTCATGATTGCTTCTAATGAGCTCCCCAAGCTCATCAAGCTAAACTATACGCCCACTACAATCAGTTCACTTGAAGCAGATTTGTTCTGGGATATAACCTCTCATCTTAAAAATTATCCGAATTTGGCCGCACAACCGCAGCAATATTACGATAATATCAGTGTAAATGGCAAAGTCTACGGTGTTCCTCTATTCCGGGATATGGGCCGGGCGATTGTCAGCTTTCGTCAAGACTGGCTGGACGCTGCTGGGCTTAAGGCACCTGTAACTTTGGATGACTGGTATAACATCATTCGTTACAGCACAGAAGAAGACCCGGATAAGAACGGTAAGAGGGATACCTATGGCATGATGCTGGATAAAGGGTACAACCGAGGAAATGCCTCTACATTGACCCGGCTTGCCGTCTCTCAGGGAGCTCCTAACAAATGGGGGATCGATGAAGAAGGGAATTTCTATCCTGAATTTGAATCCGCACCATTCTACGAGGTAATGAAGCTGCTTAGGAGATTGTATGAGGGGAAGCTGATCAATCAGGATTTTGCCGTTGTTGATTCATCTGAGCTGAATAAGGTGTATGAGGCAGGGCGTGCGAATATCCGGATTTCTGGAGGGAACGCTCAATCCCTGCAATCCAAAGTGGAGAAGGTGATTCCGACTGCTGTTGTGAACGTATCGCCGTTACAAGGTCCAGAAGGGATTAGAGTTCCTGGAGAAAGCGGAAATACGGGATTTTTGGCCATTCCCAAATCGACCGTTACTTCCGAGGATGAATTGAAGAAAGTGCTGACATTTGTCGACAAGCTGCTCGACCCGGAGATGGTGAATTTGATTAACAAAGGGATTGAAGGCGTCCATTATAAAGTGGAAGGTGATTACACAGTGACCCTAGATGTCGATAAGGATGTTCAGGAAGTGAAGCCTTATCGGGATTCACTTCCGCAGCGGGGCGAATTGTACAATATGGAGAAGAAGGCCAAAGGTACCGAGCTCTTTAATCTGAATAAAAAAATTGTGTATGAAAACGAAAAGTATATCGTTCCCAATCCGGCGCTTACCCTTAAATCCAATACCTATAATGAACGAGGAGGTGAATTGGAGCAGATCATTACCGATGCCCAAACCAAGTTCATCATGGGACAGATTGACGAAGCAGGCTGGAAGGCTGAGGTAGAAAAATGGAAAAAGAGCGGCGGAGATCAAATGGAAGCAGAATATAAAGAATCCAGCCAGCATCAATAGATGACTCTTGATTATTGATTAACTTGAAATCCTAGCCAAGCGAACAATATTTATGGAATGCCTTTATTTTATCCATGTCGTTTGCGATACTGCAACGGAGTCGTACCCGTGACTTTCTTAAATATTTTGTTGAAGTGGGCAGTATGTTCAAAGCCCATTTGTTCGGAAATGACTTGAACGGATTCCCTGCTGCTAATGAGCTTTTCCTGTGCTTCCCAAACCCTTACCGTCTGCAAATACTCGCGAAAGTGAAATCCTGTGAGCTTGAAGAAGATGCGGCTAAGATACGAGGGGCTGATATAGAACTGCTTGG from Paenibacillus sp. CAA11 encodes:
- a CDS encoding carbohydrate ABC transporter permease; protein product: MRQDKNWGNRLFDIINYSVLLITAIVCVLPFLYVLAVSFASPAEVAKGGLILWPKEWSLVSYRYIFSSETLPRSLLVSVYITVIGTLINLTLTSLTAYPLSKVTLRGRNPILLGVLITMLFSGGMIPTYFIVNALNMTNTLWSLMIPNAISAFNLIVLKNFFQQIPEGLEDSAKIDGCHDLGVLLRIVIPLSLPAMATFGLFYAVAHWNQFFNAILYINDSSKWPIQVLLREIVILAQSRVGDSNFDEMDVQPLTIRMAVIVFATLPILIVYPFLQKHFAKGVMLGSVKG
- a CDS encoding extracellular solute-binding protein, which encodes MRRRWMNLFLMMLSGMLILTACGGKSDSANEDDGPYPLTLVVNQVGEIPDPKNPIEEKIREYTGTDLRIQWIPYSAYDEKINVMIASNELPKLIKLNYTPTTISSLEADLFWDITSHLKNYPNLAAQPQQYYDNISVNGKVYGVPLFRDMGRAIVSFRQDWLDAAGLKAPVTLDDWYNIIRYSTEEDPDKNGKRDTYGMMLDKGYNRGNASTLTRLAVSQGAPNKWGIDEEGNFYPEFESAPFYEVMKLLRRLYEGKLINQDFAVVDSSELNKVYEAGRANIRISGGNAQSLQSKVEKVIPTAVVNVSPLQGPEGIRVPGESGNTGFLAIPKSTVTSEDELKKVLTFVDKLLDPEMVNLINKGIEGVHYKVEGDYTVTLDVDKDVQEVKPYRDSLPQRGELYNMEKKAKGTELFNLNKKIVYENEKYIVPNPALTLKSNTYNERGGELEQIITDAQTKFIMGQIDEAGWKAEVEKWKKSGGDQMEAEYKESSQHQ
- a CDS encoding ABC transporter permease, which produces MKKDLRRQRRMQLKRDLLRDRWMYLMLLPGVLYFIIFKYVPMYGVTMAFQDYKPHLGFFGSPWVGFKHFIRFFNEPQFWMLFRNTLILALYNLIFFFPLPIVLSLMLNELRRERFKRFVQTLIYIPHFVSWVVVVGIFYILFTTENGILNEIIYQVTGQKIAFLLEADWFRTLIVSQGIWKEVGWGTVIFLAALAGVNLTLYEAARIDGAGRWRQLWHITLPAIRSTIIILLILRLGNFLDSGFEQIFLMITPTNREVSEVFDTYVYTKGMTQAQYSYSAAVGLFKSFVGLLLVLGSNWLAKKFGEEGVY
- a CDS encoding helix-turn-helix domain-containing protein, with amino-acid sequence MGKFKVKILIYGLLLGCVPTVIIGLFSYFIASKDVEKKVNEGNMHLLNQTRMRVEQVLDSMQRTALQFENSSLLKSVMGSKLSGQDFIKVRELMKEMFNMQTLATLKQAYVVNLKQSWIVDLNSLRSLDTMNPGELNRYLNTAKSIFWVNGSDSFSKNSMTADADNADNWNGPRETATTLRLVHKIPLLSHKRSPSGIVILEISVKDILDMLDPGSLLATQYILNEHGEAFLSLAEDKEAYQGINEHIAEHVGRSGQLEGAFHVDSEEGKVSVQYTSSEYNGWTYVSVVPLDKVTEQMGNIALITAAACSCMMVTVLLASLLGSRKMYSPIRRLHEFAAGVQPERGAFSLQQDEFESIRESLSSLAISRNELDKQMKSHTVHLREFYVLKLFTEQMPGEYGKFAFERYGFPWGWGSLGVLALEIDNLQQSRFHEQDRELLLFAINNIVAEALPDESRFCPIVLNHTQVTLLTCKEEDPAAGHALFYETAQQIKLKVQQYLSLECSIGISHPFKKLADTKHAYQESMTALKMRFALGSNIIVRYADTQEQGKVEKMAYMKLRQIEDQIMLALEERQPEQVEQLLQLYLSQLLCKEGLHQEHQFLLLQLASRTVSFVHEQGLTLQQLWRGEEELEHLFLLQTRAEISNWFLSKLFMPIIEILTDMSEKQFVNISRRMVQIVHEQFDNNISLDYCAAVMNYNPAYISRVFKKEMGVSFSEYLCEYRMNYAKQLLETTNMKISEIGEKVSYTNISAFIRTFRRNFGLTPGQYRDQLNKGDGR
- a CDS encoding amino acid ABC transporter ATP-binding protein; translated protein: MGKIRVEGLKKSYGTNEVLKGIDLSVNEGEVVCLIGPSGSGKSTFLRCINRLEEISAGRVIVDDQDLNDPKTDINKARENIGMVFQHFNLFPHFSVLKNIMFAPMELGKMNGEQARSTALRLLERVGLADKAQAFPNQLSGGQKQRVAIARALAMNPDVMLFDEPTSALDPEMVGEVLSVMKDLAREGMTMVIVTHEMGFAREVADRVIFMDGGFIVEEGSPENVFGNPKNERTINFLEKVL
- a CDS encoding amino acid ABC transporter substrate-binding protein/permease, with amino-acid sequence MKLTKVSLSIVSLLLLLVTGLSGWTGSAAAEANSGKTYIIGTDITFAPFEFQDVNGNYVGIDLDLLDAIAKDQNFKYEVKPLGFNAAVQALESNQVDGVIAGMSITDERKQKFDFSEPYYQSGVVMGVRKSNEDIKSYEDLKGKKVAVKTGTAGFSFAESIASKYGFTLVPFDDSTQMYDDVKTGNSAACFEDYPVLRYGVYSQNNGLKIVTEMEKGGSYGFAVSKGRNQELLTKFNAGLANLHANGEYDKIKAKYLGDDTKVAPLGRWELIQQSLPALLKGLGKTLLYTIVSLFFAFILGLIFGFMKVGRNRFLRGVATVFVDVFRGIPLIVLAFFIYFGIPQALGFTMPLYLAAILTLSLNAGAYITEIIRGGIQSIDAGQMEAARSLGLPYGKSMMKIIIPQAIRIMIPAFINQLVITLKDTSILSAIGLVDLTQSGKIIIARTFASFDIWLVVAIMYLIVITILTKISSHLEGRVRRG